One Dictyostelium discoideum AX4 chromosome 3 chromosome, whole genome shotgun sequence genomic region harbors:
- the shkD gene encoding SH2 domain-containing protein translates to MKRFFSNLFKRKQDQNSHIKQINGPTTSTPTTTPTTPTTPTTTQTPTPQNNNTNNNTNNNNNTNSNNSNQQKKEQAQASPSTNQTQTPSNNTISTSPTVTTQPSFTPGVISTSKLTTSPPESPRPPTSTTNTTQPSTTTTTATNSTNTNTASAPTKTASPSSPSATASPNNNSNNTTTTAATTTTTTTTTTTTNANQTASVNHTSSDQSLNAQNVTQTNNNNNNNNNNNNNNNANNTKPINPNDYIPLDFVDSTPKVDNNQPKRKASGPPEILPEEIDRTDFLGQGSFGSVYKGKCRGQEVAVKIPRKQKLSLYELTSFRHEVKIMSKIFHPNVVLFLGACTQSGKMQIVTELCQTDLEKLLHNDRTKKEFSLFRRMQMAKDAALGMNWLHGITRIVHNDLKTANLLVDINLRVKVTDFGFSQIKEGEEFQDKAAKGTPLWMAPEVMMGNPYNEKADVYSFGIILWEILTKEAPYSHHKDYDIFFNAICNEKERPPIPADTLPSLRHLIQTCWDHNPQNRPSFSEILFRLNEILIDCAIDFDDGRKYWKEHFLVPKQELQEEVEWSDFEKTLKATHKQLNLDYAPLKELLVQQSHQTVQKTKQVVTMERFDKVSKWFGSFFEPNTGIETIDNINKLSAKIWFHGDIVREQATSRLSKAAEGAFLIRLSSTEPKTCPFTLSMKNNQHRRIQLIDENNFTGFKIQGKTAVYNSLIELVEKCNDYPLLVPCPKFTQETFNPYDPYTN, encoded by the exons atgaagagGTTCTTTTCGAATCTCTTTAAGAGAAAACAAGACCAGAATAGTcatattaaacaaataaatgggccaacaacatcaactcCTACAACAACTCCTACAACTCCTACAACTCCTACAACAACTCAAACACCAACGccacaaaataataatacaaataataatacaaataataacaacaatacaaatagtaataatagtaaccaACAAAAGAAAGAACAAGCACAAGCATCACCATCAACTAATCAAACACAAACACCATCTAATAATACAATATCAACATCTCCAACTGTTACAACACAACCAAGTTTCACACCAGGTGTTATAAGTACATCAAAACTTACAACATCACCACCAGAAAGTCCAAGACcaccaacttcaacaactaaTACTACACAACCATCAACCACTACAACCACAGCTACTAATAGTACCAATACAAACACAGCATCAGCACCAACTAAAACAGCATCTCCAAGCTCACCAAGTGCAACAGcttcaccaaataataatagtaataatacaactactactgctgcaactactacaactactacaactactacaaccaCTACAAATGCAAATCAAACAGCAAGTGTTAATCACACTAGCAGTGACCAATCATTAAATGCTCAAAATGTAacacaaacaaataataacaacaacaataataataataataataataataataatgcaaataatacaaaaccAATTAATCCAAATGATTATATTCCATTGGATTTTGTGGATTCTACACCAAAAGTTGATAACAATCAACCAAAAAGAAAAGCAAGTGGACCACCAGAAATTTTACCAGAAGAAATTGATAGAACTGATTTCCTTGGTCAAGGTTCATTTGGTTCTGTATACAAAGGAAAATGTCGTGGTCAAGAAGTAGCAGTTAAAATTCcaagaaaacaaaaacttAGTTTATATGAATTAACTAGTTTTAGACATGAAGTTAAAATTATGAG taAAATCTTCCATCCAAATGTAGTATTGTTTTTAGGTGCTTGTACACAATCAGGTAAAATGCAAATTGTTACAGAACTTTGTCAAACAGATTTAGAAAAGTTATTACATAATGATCGTACCAAAAAGGAGTTTAGTTTATTTAGAAGAATGCAAATGGCTAAAGATGCAGCATTAGGTATGAATTGGTTACATGGTATTACTAGAATTGTTCATAACGATTTAAAAACAGCAAATCTCTTGGTAGATATTAACTTGCGTGTTAAAGTAACTGATTTTGGTTTCAGTCAAATTAAAGAAGGTGAAGAATTTCAAGATAAAGCAGCAAAAGGAACTc caTTATGGATGGCACCAGAAGTTATGATGGGTAATCCATATAATGAAAAAGCAGATGTCTATAGTTTTGGTATTATTTTATGGGAAATTTTAACAAAGGAAGCACCATATTCACATCATAAAGATTACgatattttctttaatgCAATTTGTAACGAGAAAGAGAGACCACCAATTCCAGCAGATACACTTCCAAGTTTACGTCATTTAATTCAAACATGTTGGGATCATAATCCACAAAATAGACCATCATTTAGCGAAATCTTATTCAGATTGAATGAGATTTTAATCGATTGTGCAATCGATTTCGACGATGGAAGAAAGTATTGGAAAGAACATTTCTTAGTACCAAAACAAGAATTACAAGAGGAGGTTGAATGGTCAGACTTTGAAAAAACTTTGAAAGCCACTCACAAACAATTAAATCTCGATTATGCTCCACTCAAAGAGTTACTCGTTCAACAATCTCATCAAACTGTTCAAAAAACTAAACAAGTTGTCACTATGGAAAGATTTGATAAAGTTAGTAAATGGTTTGGTTCTTTCTTTGAACCAAATACTGGTATTGAAACTATTGATAAT attaataaattatcagcAAAAATTTGGTTCCATGGTGATATTGTAAGAGAACAAGCAACATCTAGATTATCAAAAGCAGCTGAAGGAGCATTTTTAATTAGATTATCATCAACCGAACCAAAGACATGTCCTTTCACATTGtcaatgaaaaataatcaacACCGTAGAATTCAATTGAtcgatgaaaataattttacagGTTTTAAGATTCAAGGAAAGACAGCAGTTTACAATAGTTTAATAGAATTGGTCGAAAAATGTAATGACTATCCATTATTAGTACCTTGTCCAAAATTCACACAAGAAACTTTTAATCCTTATGATCCttatacaaattaa
- the rab14 gene encoding Rab GTPase has translation MSFPYEYIFKYIIIGDMGVGKSCLLHQFTENKFVPDSPHTIGVEFGTRIVDVNNKKIKLQIWDTAGQERFRAVTRSYYRGAAGALLVYDITRRITYNHLTTWLTDARNLTNPNTVIMLIGNKKDLEGQRDVTYEEASAFAKQNGLIFVESSAKTGENVEEAFLRTAKLIFQSVQEGNVDLIPDGGITKNPPQTITDKPQDASKCSC, from the exons ATGTCATTTCCATatgaatatatatttaaatacatCATTATTGGTGATATGGGTGTAGGTAAATCATGTCTCCTTCACCAATTCACTGAAAATAAAT tCGTCCCAGATTCACCACATACAATTGGTGTAGAGTTTGGTACAAGAATTGTagatgtaaataataaaaaaattaaattacaaatt TGGGATACTGCAGGTCAAGAAAGATTCAGGGCAGTTACA cGTTCATATTATAGAGGTGCAGCAGGTGCATTATTAGTTTATGATATTACAAGAAGAATTACATACAACCACTTAACCACTTGGTTAACTGATGCTAGAAATCTTACTAATCCAAACACTGTCATCATGTTAATTGGTAACAAAAAAGATTTGGAAGGTCAAAGAGATGTCACCTATGAAGAGGCTTCTGCTTTTGCAAAACAAAATGGTTTAATTTTTGTGGAATCTAGTGCAAAAAC TGGTGAGAATGTAGAAGAAGCTTTCTTAAGAACTGctaaattaattttccaaAGCGTTCAAGAGGGTAATGTTGATCTCATCCCGGATGGAGGTATTACCAAGAACCCACCACAAACCATCACTGATAAACCTCAAGATGCCAGTAAATGTTcttgttaa